The Congregibacter litoralis KT71 genome contains a region encoding:
- a CDS encoding IS6 family transposase: MNIYKRHRFPPDIISYTVWLYYRFNLSHRDIEDLLAERGITVSRESIRLWCNKFGAIYARRLKRKHRGYGDTFYIDEVFVTINGKQQYLWRAVDQDGEVVDVYLQTKRDGAAAKRFFKRLLRSHGGEPRKIVTDKLRSYGVAHRELIPETVHITEQYENNRAEQSHETTRARERGMRRFKSVAQAQRFVAAHAAVFNLFNLGRHLVGAGHYRNLRISAFNEWSQAVA; encoded by the coding sequence ATGAACATCTACAAGCGCCACCGATTCCCGCCCGATATCATTTCCTACACTGTTTGGCTTTACTATAGGTTCAATCTCAGCCACCGGGATATTGAAGATCTGCTGGCAGAACGTGGCATCACAGTAAGTCGCGAATCAATACGTCTCTGGTGCAACAAGTTCGGCGCCATTTACGCTAGAAGATTGAAACGAAAGCACCGGGGCTATGGCGACACGTTCTACATCGACGAAGTCTTCGTAACGATCAATGGCAAGCAACAATATCTCTGGAGAGCCGTCGATCAGGACGGCGAAGTAGTTGATGTTTATCTGCAGACTAAGCGTGACGGCGCTGCGGCTAAACGCTTCTTCAAACGCCTATTGCGAAGCCACGGAGGGGAGCCCAGGAAAATCGTCACAGACAAGCTACGCAGCTATGGCGTTGCTCACAGAGAGTTGATCCCTGAGACAGTCCACATTACCGAGCAGTATGAGAACAATCGGGCAGAGCAATCGCATGAAACGACCCGAGCTAGGGAGCGAGGGATGCGGCGATTCAAATCCGTTGCCCAAGCTCAACGATTTGTTGCGGCGCACGCTGCCGTATTCAATCTCTTCAACCTCGGGAGGCATTTAGTTGGGGCAGGGCATTATCGAAATCTTAGGATCAGTGCGTTCAATGAGTGGAGTCAGGCAGTCGCTTGA
- a CDS encoding RNA polymerase sigma factor produces MSERTSEELLFAFADGDMPAFETLYNRYKSPIKGYIYSKTRSQASADDITQLVWEKVIKSATRLKAEHSEANKAFSFKPYLYRIAQNLITDVWRSDRVVPISSLSGTSEYDLVSTVESDSAPVVDLISLQELTACVESKLMQFKQGFIEAFRLTRDGHLGYSEAAEVMGVNVETLRSRVKAVLLGIKPCLEGHKNA; encoded by the coding sequence ATGAGTGAACGGACAAGTGAAGAACTCCTATTTGCGTTTGCGGACGGGGATATGCCCGCGTTTGAAACTCTCTATAATCGCTATAAGTCGCCCATAAAAGGGTATATCTATAGCAAAACAAGGAGCCAAGCGTCGGCAGACGACATTACGCAACTCGTTTGGGAGAAGGTGATCAAGTCGGCGACACGACTAAAAGCAGAGCATTCTGAGGCGAACAAGGCGTTCTCGTTTAAACCCTATCTTTATCGCATCGCTCAAAATTTAATCACCGATGTGTGGCGATCCGACAGGGTGGTCCCAATATCCTCACTCTCTGGTACTTCTGAGTACGACCTGGTCTCAACTGTAGAGTCCGATAGTGCTCCAGTAGTCGACCTAATATCTCTGCAGGAACTAACTGCCTGCGTAGAGTCAAAGCTGATGCAGTTCAAACAAGGTTTTATCGAGGCCTTTCGTCTAACGCGAGATGGCCACCTTGGTTACAGCGAAGCCGCCGAGGTGATGGGAGTTAACGTGGAAACACTCCGCAGTCGAGTGAAGGCAGTGCTTTTGGGCATTAAACCGTGCCTTGAGGGCCACAAAAATGCATGA
- a CDS encoding CHAT domain-containing protein, producing MTSRKTLRLTIWVFCALLFTSVSYSSEPEKTHKDLAEKFNAILEAAFETGRDGRNQEAYEITAQLETLCENGTCDPDHVAKIRGDFLYELSRENAWTLSRTGDYLGAVKIMEPLEPRCVFLKADGCVEEHDWFLNTMQLMAVRKDVKELVEINKFREASAALSKARRFATALPEKDQIEYRWDLAGVYAFYNSEAAVAEVRDLVQARKLRPFRPVDNYLRYLGWLVNAGESQELSGELVRFFETCRKYGGFLTALPAGSSSQDRIYSLDLLLASLENLNTGIEDVVQALIDASSLEDGEVRSRMLKRAGDLALIKSGKERLATELYRESGLTATESDRRRNLAKLGTLSLDAASTSEPDGSLEALTEVLREASTSGSDSKSAFYRLAQVWDSQSSAAIESDPARYAGATIALAMGAPTKETRDQVLSDGYFQIADRLSALQQQYRRKELVAKDAYDLELHEYVVLLDLAKLRAATFGLNQEQLELSMEQLSVRESLFGHQSYQLLASLSSAAHGASALGNADSFTGTFSRAKSLEANGLLTTGQCNLGPFRFSYPFDYATRALDQQKIEDWFLSEGEVHLANAKKFIGIEKQYQCMQSVRQLLSEYLFITDGQSRSLEMIYKLSQVTEISDLLISTELGIEKLRTDDPDLLARLADYGQVSKNINAPDRKVEADSMLENFLEYTAEKTAIYEQVRARSPDVASLMVAEGMSVSETQESLADGEALLYYTEIPAVDGNQKAGGTESIYYLLFIATNQDFHLLPLRLTSPENLTRNLQRMRRSLDQGVSRASNLSPFDLEAAKYVFDTLVKPGMKSLESNQRLFIVTSPSLAGLPFELLPISNELPSVRSFVDFRKYREVSWMNDRYSISYLSSPRMLGRRNNSANASDSKFLGIGNPEFSPPAMSPTVSQRDSSDSRSSTALERVLARDYKSLSAEGSVASSLPESQLIIDSMARRYGPLATVLTGASATESQISQLDLSQYSTIAFATHGLLDATVSPEPALLLGYEPDTSGGSVFDGLLTSREVIRMNLSANLIVLAACNSATKARIDGVVSLANSFLTAGSASVVASHWAVDVNATARLFDAFAQHREAAPNTNSADHLQRARIELLRQNKNQLYAHPVFWGGFATYGF from the coding sequence ATGACCAGCCGAAAAACTCTTCGTCTGACGATCTGGGTTTTCTGCGCTCTACTATTCACAAGCGTTTCATACTCATCTGAGCCAGAAAAAACTCACAAAGATCTAGCGGAAAAATTCAACGCGATCCTGGAGGCGGCCTTCGAAACTGGGCGAGATGGCCGCAACCAAGAGGCGTACGAAATTACTGCGCAGCTTGAGACGTTATGTGAGAACGGCACATGCGACCCAGACCACGTTGCGAAAATTCGAGGAGACTTTCTTTACGAGTTATCTCGAGAAAATGCATGGACTCTAAGTCGCACCGGCGATTACCTTGGAGCCGTGAAAATTATGGAGCCTTTAGAGCCACGCTGCGTTTTCCTCAAGGCTGACGGGTGCGTAGAAGAGCATGATTGGTTTCTCAATACGATGCAGTTGATGGCAGTGCGTAAAGATGTAAAAGAGCTTGTCGAAATCAACAAATTTAGGGAGGCATCGGCCGCACTTTCGAAGGCCCGCCGTTTCGCCACCGCACTACCCGAAAAAGATCAGATCGAGTACCGCTGGGACCTTGCCGGTGTCTATGCATTTTACAATTCTGAAGCGGCCGTTGCCGAAGTACGCGACCTTGTTCAGGCTCGCAAATTGAGACCGTTCCGCCCCGTGGACAACTACCTCCGCTATCTGGGCTGGCTAGTCAACGCAGGAGAGTCACAGGAACTGAGTGGGGAGCTTGTGCGATTTTTCGAAACCTGTCGTAAATACGGCGGATTTTTAACCGCCCTGCCAGCCGGCTCCTCTTCGCAAGACAGAATATATTCACTCGATTTGCTCCTCGCGTCACTAGAAAACTTGAATACCGGTATTGAAGATGTTGTCCAAGCTCTTATAGACGCAAGCAGCCTTGAAGACGGCGAGGTTCGATCGCGTATGCTAAAACGAGCCGGCGACCTTGCTCTTATAAAGTCTGGTAAGGAACGACTGGCCACAGAACTGTACCGAGAATCAGGCCTAACGGCCACGGAGTCAGATCGCAGACGAAATCTCGCCAAACTTGGCACTCTGTCGTTAGATGCTGCTTCAACTTCCGAACCAGACGGGTCGCTTGAAGCTTTGACAGAGGTGCTTAGAGAGGCTTCTACCAGTGGATCCGATTCGAAATCCGCATTCTACCGCCTCGCACAAGTATGGGACTCTCAATCATCCGCAGCTATTGAAAGCGATCCTGCACGGTATGCAGGCGCCACTATTGCATTAGCTATGGGTGCGCCGACAAAAGAGACAAGAGATCAAGTCCTCTCTGACGGCTATTTCCAAATCGCAGATCGTCTGAGCGCCCTTCAGCAACAATATCGAAGGAAAGAGCTTGTCGCTAAAGACGCCTACGATCTCGAATTACACGAGTATGTCGTTTTGCTCGATCTGGCAAAGCTAAGAGCTGCAACCTTTGGCTTGAACCAAGAGCAACTCGAACTCTCGATGGAACAGTTGAGCGTGAGAGAGTCGCTTTTCGGGCACCAAAGCTACCAATTGCTAGCGTCACTGTCATCAGCCGCGCATGGCGCTTCCGCGCTAGGTAACGCAGATTCGTTTACGGGCACGTTCTCCCGTGCAAAGTCGCTGGAAGCGAATGGGCTTCTTACCACTGGCCAGTGCAACCTGGGGCCGTTCCGCTTCAGCTACCCTTTTGACTATGCAACGCGCGCTCTGGATCAACAGAAAATTGAAGACTGGTTTTTGTCTGAGGGCGAAGTTCATCTTGCAAACGCCAAAAAATTCATCGGTATAGAAAAACAATACCAGTGCATGCAATCAGTTAGGCAGCTGCTATCAGAGTATCTCTTCATCACTGACGGTCAGAGCCGCAGCCTAGAGATGATCTACAAACTATCCCAGGTCACCGAAATTTCCGACCTACTTATTTCCACTGAACTCGGCATTGAGAAACTCAGAACGGACGACCCCGATCTCTTGGCGAGATTGGCGGACTATGGCCAGGTGTCAAAGAACATCAACGCCCCTGACAGGAAAGTCGAAGCGGACAGCATGCTCGAAAACTTTCTGGAATACACAGCTGAAAAAACTGCGATTTATGAACAGGTGCGGGCAAGATCTCCTGACGTCGCGTCTCTGATGGTTGCAGAGGGGATGTCAGTATCGGAGACTCAGGAGAGCCTTGCAGACGGTGAGGCGCTGCTCTACTACACTGAAATCCCGGCTGTCGACGGAAATCAAAAGGCCGGTGGAACCGAATCTATATATTACTTGCTTTTTATCGCTACGAATCAAGACTTTCATCTTCTACCACTGCGGCTGACTTCTCCAGAAAATCTTACACGTAACCTACAGCGGATGCGGCGCTCACTTGACCAAGGCGTCAGCAGAGCCTCTAACCTTTCGCCTTTCGACCTAGAGGCTGCGAAGTATGTTTTTGACACCTTAGTCAAGCCAGGCATGAAATCACTCGAGTCAAACCAACGGCTATTCATAGTCACCTCTCCGTCTCTCGCCGGACTTCCTTTTGAGCTCCTTCCCATCAGCAATGAACTGCCCTCTGTACGGAGCTTTGTCGACTTTCGAAAGTACCGGGAAGTCTCCTGGATGAATGATCGCTACTCGATTAGCTATTTATCATCGCCACGAATGCTTGGGCGAAGAAACAATAGTGCCAACGCCAGCGATTCAAAATTTTTAGGCATTGGTAACCCCGAGTTCTCCCCGCCTGCTATGTCACCAACAGTTTCCCAGCGCGACTCCTCCGACTCCCGATCCTCAACTGCCCTTGAGCGTGTATTAGCACGTGACTACAAGTCTCTGTCGGCAGAAGGGTCTGTCGCTTCGAGTCTGCCAGAATCTCAGTTGATTATTGATTCAATGGCGAGACGATACGGACCACTCGCTACCGTCCTTACCGGTGCGTCAGCGACGGAGTCTCAGATATCTCAATTGGATCTATCCCAATATTCCACGATTGCGTTTGCGACTCATGGCCTCCTCGACGCTACGGTTTCTCCAGAACCTGCCCTTTTGCTCGGCTATGAGCCTGATACCAGCGGCGGATCAGTGTTCGATGGACTTCTCACCTCCCGAGAAGTTATCCGCATGAATCTATCAGCAAACCTAATTGTGCTTGCGGCCTGCAACTCAGCCACGAAGGCTCGGATTGATGGGGTAGTGTCATTGGCAAATAGCTTCCTCACGGCGGGGTCGGCATCAGTCGTGGCGTCGCATTGGGCGGTGGATGTGAACGCCACAGCTCGACTCTTTGACGCCTTCGCGCAGCACAGAGAAGCAGCCCCGAACACGAATTCCGCAGACCATCTTCAGCGCGCTCGAATAGAGCTTCTACGTCAGAATAAGAATCAGCTATATGCGCATCCGGTGTTTTGGGGTGGATTTGCGACGTACGGTTTTTGA
- a CDS encoding thermonuclease family protein: MKRNTTIALLSLCLFIAFSKAAVAQADIIGKVVSVTDGDTIKVLDGSKTEHKVRLTGIDAPERGQAFGTKSRDHLSSLVAGKEVRVESDKSDRYGRTLGKVWVQPVDCTHCGKTLDANHAQLLSGMAWWYRYYAKEQSPEDRGRYESAEDQAKARKQGLWADSHPINPYDWRKGKRN, from the coding sequence ATGAAACGCAACACTACCATTGCACTTTTGTCTCTCTGCCTATTTATAGCCTTTTCAAAAGCTGCTGTTGCCCAGGCCGATATTATTGGGAAGGTTGTCTCTGTGACTGACGGCGATACGATCAAGGTTCTAGACGGCTCCAAAACAGAGCATAAAGTTCGCCTGACGGGCATAGATGCCCCCGAAAGAGGCCAGGCCTTCGGCACCAAATCACGAGATCATCTTTCTTCACTAGTGGCCGGCAAAGAGGTTCGCGTAGAGTCGGACAAAAGCGACCGATATGGCCGAACTCTCGGCAAAGTATGGGTGCAGCCTGTAGATTGCACTCATTGCGGCAAAACACTTGACGCAAATCATGCGCAACTTTTATCGGGAATGGCTTGGTGGTATCGGTACTACGCAAAGGAGCAGTCGCCCGAAGACCGCGGGCGCTATGAATCCGCTGAAGATCAGGCAAAAGCCAGGAAGCAAGGGTTGTGGGCTGACTCCCATCCAATCAACCCCTATGACTGGCGAAAGGGAAAGCGCAACTAA
- a CDS encoding IS256 family transposase, with protein sequence MSNNSETKDLGKVVQINDARIQDHLGELVRGTVEETLNAMLDAEADAMCGAQRYERSPDRVDTRAGHYERTFHSKAGEVKLKMPKLRKQTFETAIIERYKRRETSIEEALMEMYLAGVSVRRVEDITEALWGTRVSSGTVSKLNKKVYKHIETWRNRPIQGEYPYVYLDGIVLKRSWAGEVRNVSVLVGIGVDQDGYRHILGVQEGHKEDKSGWGSFLEHLKSRGLKGVRMIISDACMGLSESAAEYFPEADWQRCTVHFYRNVFSHVPRAKMPQVSAMLKAIHAQESREAAQDKAVKVVESLRAMRLQKAADLVERCIDETLGFYSYPQTHWLKIRTNNPLERIMREIRRRTRVVGAFPDGESAVMLVGARLRHIASTKWGTRKYMSMDWLRQQDMETQQSA encoded by the coding sequence ATGAGCAACAATAGCGAGACAAAGGACTTGGGTAAAGTCGTTCAGATCAATGATGCCAGGATACAGGATCACCTCGGTGAGCTTGTTCGAGGCACCGTTGAGGAGACGCTGAACGCGATGCTGGACGCAGAGGCAGACGCCATGTGCGGAGCGCAGCGTTATGAGCGCAGCCCCGACCGGGTCGATACCCGCGCTGGTCACTACGAGCGCACCTTCCACAGCAAAGCCGGCGAAGTGAAGCTGAAGATGCCGAAGCTGCGCAAGCAGACCTTCGAGACGGCGATCATTGAGCGCTACAAGCGGCGAGAGACTTCTATCGAGGAAGCCCTGATGGAGATGTACCTGGCTGGCGTCTCGGTCCGCCGGGTCGAGGATATCACCGAAGCCCTATGGGGCACCCGCGTCAGCTCCGGCACGGTCAGCAAGCTGAACAAAAAGGTCTACAAACATATTGAGACCTGGCGGAATCGGCCGATTCAGGGTGAATATCCGTACGTCTACCTGGACGGGATCGTATTGAAGCGCAGCTGGGCGGGCGAGGTGCGCAACGTATCTGTACTGGTCGGTATTGGTGTTGACCAGGATGGCTACCGCCATATTCTCGGCGTTCAGGAAGGTCACAAGGAGGATAAATCGGGCTGGGGAAGCTTTCTTGAACACCTGAAGTCCCGCGGCCTGAAGGGAGTGCGTATGATCATCTCCGATGCCTGCATGGGGCTCAGTGAATCAGCCGCAGAGTACTTCCCGGAAGCAGACTGGCAACGCTGCACCGTTCACTTCTATCGAAACGTCTTCAGCCATGTGCCACGGGCGAAGATGCCGCAGGTGTCAGCCATGCTCAAAGCCATTCATGCTCAGGAGAGTCGAGAGGCCGCGCAGGACAAGGCGGTGAAGGTTGTGGAATCACTCAGAGCCATGCGGCTCCAGAAAGCCGCTGACTTGGTGGAGCGCTGTATTGACGAGACGCTGGGCTTCTACAGCTACCCTCAGACTCACTGGCTAAAAATCCGCACCAATAACCCGCTGGAGCGCATCATGCGGGAGATACGGCGCCGCACGCGCGTCGTGGGTGCATTCCCTGACGGAGAGTCAGCAGTGATGCTGGTCGGCGCTAGGCTGCGGCACATCGCCAGCACCAAATGGGGAACCCGCAAGTACATGTCGATGGACTGGTTGCGGCAGCAAGATATGGAAACTCAGCAGTCAGCTTGA